A window of Bradyrhizobium sp. AZCC 1610 contains these coding sequences:
- a CDS encoding calcium-binding protein, translating into MQINGTDFDDRLRGTGLADTIFGFKGNDILEGFDGNDTLNGGEGTDILYGDGGDDRLYGDKDNDELFGGAGNDVLDGGEGNDLFEGEDGNDALAAGKGEDTLYGGIGGDRLDGGEDNDELFGGDGNDVLLGGKGQDFVFGGSGADTLYGGEDADLVEGGDANDILYGEDGQDEMYGGLGDDRLDGDKDADRLYGGDGVDIVSGGSGDDLVAGGSGNDRLFGGEDSDWLIGDAGNDQLIGDSGNDRLDGGIGADNLTGGIGSDVLIGGLGGDILTGGADQDSFVLSNMAANRDTITDFGIGTDELQIEAAMFGGGISGGNSLDASQLVVSSVPVATSSGLGTFLFDTDDGRLSWDADGAGDQSAQWIATLQGVQTLSVNDFLIV; encoded by the coding sequence ATGCAGATCAATGGAACTGACTTTGACGATCGGCTGCGCGGCACGGGTCTGGCCGATACGATCTTCGGCTTCAAGGGCAACGACATTCTGGAAGGATTCGACGGCAACGATACGTTGAATGGTGGAGAAGGCACCGACATTCTGTATGGCGACGGCGGTGACGATCGGCTTTACGGCGACAAGGACAATGACGAGCTGTTCGGTGGAGCCGGAAATGACGTCCTTGATGGCGGCGAAGGCAACGATCTGTTCGAAGGCGAGGATGGAAACGATGCGCTGGCCGCAGGCAAGGGCGAGGACACCCTCTATGGTGGCATCGGCGGCGACAGACTGGACGGCGGCGAAGACAACGACGAGCTGTTTGGCGGCGATGGCAATGACGTCCTGCTTGGCGGCAAGGGGCAGGACTTCGTCTTTGGCGGCAGCGGAGCCGATACGCTCTATGGCGGGGAGGACGCCGATCTGGTCGAAGGCGGCGACGCGAACGATATCCTTTATGGAGAGGACGGCCAGGACGAAATGTACGGCGGTCTCGGTGACGACCGTCTCGACGGTGACAAGGACGCCGATCGGCTGTACGGCGGTGACGGCGTCGACATCGTTTCCGGAGGTTCGGGCGACGACCTGGTCGCGGGCGGATCCGGCAACGACCGTCTGTTCGGCGGCGAAGACAGCGACTGGCTGATCGGCGATGCCGGAAACGACCAGCTTATCGGCGATAGCGGCAACGATCGGCTTGACGGCGGTATCGGAGCCGACAACCTCACCGGCGGCATCGGCAGCGACGTGCTGATCGGCGGGCTAGGCGGTGATATCCTGACCGGCGGAGCCGATCAGGACTCGTTCGTGTTATCGAACATGGCTGCGAACCGCGACACGATCACCGATTTTGGGATCGGTACCGACGAACTGCAGATCGAAGCGGCCATGTTCGGCGGCGGAATTAGCGGCGGCAATTCGCTCGACGCAAGCCAGCTCGTCGTATCTTCAGTACCTGTCGCGACGAGTTCCGGCCTCGGGACATTCCTGTTTGATACCGATGACGGCAGGTTGAGCTGGGATGCCGATGGCGCCGGCGACCAGAGCGCCCAGTGGATCGCAACGCTACAGGGTGTTCAGACTCTCAGCGTTAACGACTTCCTCATCGTCTGA
- a CDS encoding VOC family protein produces MTVAINPAKVRSTDMKFEIAVIPVSDVARAKEFYANLGWRFDAEFTNGSDFHVIQFTPPGSGASVIFGKNVTPAKPGSAQGLYLIVSDIEAARKELLARGVKVSEVFHAGDNVHTGTDEPYLFGSVRISGPDPQHRTYHSFASFSDPDGNGWVLQEVTNRLPGRVEGDTTFKSVSDLAATLRRAAAAHGEHEKLTGEHDVNWPDWYAEYIVNEQAGKPLPK; encoded by the coding sequence ATGACAGTAGCAATCAACCCCGCCAAGGTCCGTTCGACGGACATGAAGTTCGAGATCGCCGTCATTCCGGTATCGGATGTTGCGCGCGCCAAGGAGTTCTACGCGAACCTTGGTTGGCGTTTTGATGCCGAGTTCACAAATGGCAGCGACTTCCACGTGATCCAGTTCACTCCGCCGGGCTCCGGCGCCTCGGTGATCTTCGGCAAGAACGTCACGCCGGCGAAGCCGGGCTCCGCCCAGGGCCTGTACCTGATCGTGTCCGACATCGAGGCCGCCCGGAAGGAGCTGCTTGCGCGCGGCGTCAAGGTTAGCGAGGTCTTCCACGCTGGCGACAACGTCCACACCGGCACCGACGAGCCCTACCTGTTCGGAAGCGTCCGGATCAGCGGCCCGGATCCGCAGCACCGTACCTACCACTCGTTCGCGTCGTTCAGCGATCCGGACGGCAATGGCTGGGTGCTGCAGGAAGTCACCAACCGCCTGCCTGGCCGGGTCGAAGGCGACACGACCTTCAAGTCGGTCTCCGACCTCGCGGCGACGCTTCGCCGTGCGGCGGCAGCCCACGGCGAGCATGAGAAGCTGACAGGCGAGCACGACGTGAACTGGCCGGACTGGTACGCCGAGTACATCGTCAACGAGCAGGCCGGCAAGCCGCTGCCGAAGTAA
- a CDS encoding anti-sigma factor family protein, with protein sequence MTAITDETLMALADGELEPAEAARVREALGRDNDLAARFASFAESRALLSGTSSRADDDVPEHLVGMARRLGNALSGFGRGAQHGSVPPPETSATNEADDRAGKNGVIRPASAWREQTSGSLRRSDRFKAMALAASIALCAGGVLGFALSALRQPDNTFANNVPLNSIAVSPAEAELLFQLASGESRQVPSNSGTATADITMVSTHRMEDGSICREFTTAIVGTQQTRVACLRERAWRVHLVVVSPSSGGFSPASGQETADHFIEALGSKEILTGDAERKVLVQP encoded by the coding sequence ATGACCGCGATCACCGACGAAACCCTGATGGCCCTGGCCGACGGTGAACTTGAACCCGCGGAGGCGGCCCGCGTGCGCGAGGCGCTTGGCCGCGACAACGATCTTGCTGCGCGATTTGCATCATTCGCGGAATCGCGGGCGCTCTTGTCCGGAACGTCCAGCCGCGCCGACGATGACGTGCCCGAACATCTTGTCGGCATGGCCCGCAGGCTCGGGAATGCATTGTCGGGCTTTGGCCGAGGCGCCCAGCACGGCTCCGTTCCGCCGCCTGAAACATCCGCAACCAACGAAGCCGACGACCGTGCCGGAAAAAACGGTGTCATCAGGCCCGCCAGCGCATGGCGCGAACAAACCTCGGGCAGTTTGCGTCGGTCCGATCGCTTCAAGGCCATGGCTTTGGCCGCCTCAATCGCACTTTGTGCCGGAGGCGTGCTGGGCTTTGCACTCAGCGCGCTTCGACAGCCCGACAACACGTTCGCGAACAATGTGCCGCTCAACAGCATTGCTGTATCGCCTGCTGAAGCGGAGTTGCTGTTCCAACTCGCGAGCGGCGAGTCGCGGCAAGTCCCAAGCAACTCGGGAACGGCGACGGCCGACATCACCATGGTATCCACGCATCGGATGGAAGACGGCTCCATCTGTCGCGAATTCACGACGGCGATCGTCGGCACGCAGCAGACGCGGGTCGCCTGCCTGCGGGAACGCGCGTGGCGTGTCCATCTCGTCGTGGTTTCGCCATCGAGTGGAGGTTTCTCGCCAGCGAGTGGCCAGGAGACGGCGGATCATTTCATCGAAGCGCTCGGGAGCAAGGAAATCCTGACCGGCGACGCGGAGCGCAAGGTTCTCGTACAGCCTTAG
- a CDS encoding NADPH-dependent FMN reductase yields MSNRILVFYGSYRSDRTGIRLAEYVVDQLRRRGDDAELIDAKAINLPILDRMYKEYPKGQAPAALEQLAQKIKAADGFIFVTGEYNWGVQPGLKNLTDHFLEEWFWRPAAIVSYSAGRLSGARAATAWHGTLSEMGMVVISSTIAVGPIGQALSADGQPTGEGGKALEQSFPRFADDLTWWVEAGKAQRNRKQPPY; encoded by the coding sequence ATGAGCAACCGAATCCTCGTCTTCTACGGCTCCTATCGCTCCGACCGGACGGGTATCCGGCTTGCCGAATACGTTGTCGACCAGCTGCGCCGCCGAGGTGACGACGCCGAGCTGATCGACGCCAAGGCGATCAACCTTCCGATTCTCGACCGCATGTACAAGGAGTACCCAAAGGGCCAGGCGCCCGCGGCGCTCGAGCAGCTGGCGCAGAAGATCAAGGCGGCGGACGGATTCATCTTCGTCACCGGCGAATACAACTGGGGCGTCCAGCCCGGTCTGAAGAACCTCACCGACCACTTCCTCGAGGAGTGGTTCTGGCGGCCCGCCGCGATTGTCAGCTATTCGGCCGGGCGTCTGTCAGGAGCGCGCGCCGCCACCGCCTGGCACGGCACGTTGTCCGAAATGGGCATGGTGGTGATCTCGAGCACGATCGCCGTTGGACCGATCGGTCAGGCCCTGTCGGCCGACGGTCAGCCGACCGGGGAGGGCGGCAAGGCGCTCGAGCAGTCCTTCCCGCGCTTTGCCGACGACCTGACGTGGTGGGTCGAGGCCGGCAAGGCGCAGCGAAACCGCAAGCAACCACCGTATTGA
- a CDS encoding glycerate kinase family protein codes for MSSGRFSASRCNHDHRPHHVAISSALPCTGIILDPIRYPRTLFCRPATEDKMALTVLIAPSGFKECLSATEVAEAMAAGVRRTLPDARVLPTPMIDGGEGFTAALAAATNGTLEQVTVTGPVNVPVSAPIGFLGGAGPKTAVIEIAAAAGLRLVPREVRDPAVTTSRGVGELIRAALDAGAEHILVGCGDSGVNDGGAGMAEALGIRLLDTNNKPIGCGGGALARLASIDLSNRDPRLDRVQIEAAVNWHNVLLGEHGVTRVYGPQKGATPVQIMMLEATLGNYAACVRAATGVDVTTVAGGGASGGIGAGLHALLGAVLRPRFDMVMQYTNFDALLAETDLVLTGEGTLDSQTPFGKVPAEVARRAKARGLPVIALAGSIGEGAKINLDCGIDAFASIQMRPWTLDEALASASDLLRHATEDTIRMVLVGMRLRDPAGRHGHRLRTVVMDLDAARRRPLISSDTVAPPTGLSGAIHLQSPQDAEHGRSCGAASFPAR; via the coding sequence TTGTCGTCTGGCCGCTTCTCGGCATCTCGTTGCAACCATGATCATCGGCCGCACCACGTGGCAATCAGCAGTGCTCTTCCATGCACCGGAATAATCCTGGATCCCATCCGTTATCCCCGCACGCTCTTCTGCCGCCCCGCAACGGAGGACAAGATGGCCCTTACCGTTCTGATCGCTCCCTCGGGCTTCAAGGAATGCCTGAGCGCTACCGAGGTCGCCGAGGCCATGGCAGCGGGCGTACGGCGTACGCTGCCCGATGCTCGGGTGCTCCCCACGCCGATGATCGACGGCGGCGAAGGCTTCACGGCGGCGCTGGCCGCGGCGACGAACGGCACGCTCGAACAGGTCACGGTCACTGGTCCGGTCAACGTGCCGGTGAGCGCGCCGATCGGCTTTCTTGGCGGCGCCGGGCCTAAAACGGCCGTGATCGAGATTGCGGCGGCGGCCGGCCTGCGGCTGGTGCCGCGCGAAGTGCGCGATCCGGCGGTAACGACGAGCCGTGGCGTCGGCGAACTGATCCGCGCGGCGCTCGATGCCGGCGCCGAGCACATCCTGGTCGGGTGCGGGGACAGCGGCGTCAACGACGGCGGCGCCGGCATGGCGGAAGCGCTCGGCATCCGTCTACTTGACACGAACAACAAGCCGATCGGTTGCGGCGGCGGCGCGCTGGCGCGGCTTGCCTCCATTGACCTGTCGAATCGAGACCCGCGCCTTGACCGCGTGCAGATTGAGGCGGCGGTCAACTGGCACAACGTGTTGCTTGGTGAACATGGCGTGACGCGTGTTTATGGTCCGCAGAAAGGTGCGACGCCCGTACAGATTATGATGCTCGAGGCGACGCTTGGGAACTATGCCGCCTGCGTCCGCGCCGCAACCGGCGTCGATGTCACGACGGTGGCTGGCGGCGGAGCGTCCGGAGGCATTGGAGCGGGGTTGCATGCGCTCCTCGGCGCGGTGCTGCGTCCGCGCTTCGACATGGTCATGCAGTACACCAACTTCGACGCCCTGTTGGCCGAGACCGATCTCGTGCTCACCGGCGAGGGCACTCTCGATAGCCAAACGCCGTTCGGCAAGGTGCCGGCGGAGGTCGCGCGGCGCGCGAAGGCACGCGGCCTTCCAGTGATCGCCCTTGCCGGTTCAATCGGCGAAGGCGCCAAGATCAATCTCGATTGCGGTATCGACGCGTTCGCGAGCATCCAGATGCGGCCCTGGACGCTCGACGAGGCGTTGGCGTCGGCGTCTGATCTGCTCCGCCACGCGACCGAAGATACGATTCGCATGGTCCTGGTCGGCATGCGCTTGCGTGACCCCGCGGGCCGCCATGGCCACCGCTTGCGGACGGTCGTCATGGACCTCGACGCCGCCCGACGCCGCCCGCTCATCTCGTCGGACACTGTAGCGCCGCCGACGGGGTTATCAGGAGCTATTCATCTTCAGAGCCCACAGGATGCGGAGCATGGCAGATCTTGCGGGGCTGCGTCGTTTCCAGCGCGGTGA
- a CDS encoding LLM class flavin-dependent oxidoreductase, which produces MVTGIVGAPPRGAGGIMLPNHAPYVIAEQFGTLARLFPGRIDLGLGRAPGTDQLTLRALRRTPEAAENFPQDVLEVQAFLAPAGPNQRIRAVPAAGTEVPLWILGSSNFGAMLAAELGLPYAFASHFAPELLVPALQIYRSRFKPSEQLDHPYAMVGVNIIAAGSDDEARRLATTQQMSFANIFRGARGLSQPPIDDIESYWSPAEKAQAMGMLARSIVGSPDTVRSGIDALITETGADELMVVSDVYDHATRLRSFELIASAARIA; this is translated from the coding sequence ATGGTGACGGGCATCGTCGGCGCGCCACCTCGCGGCGCGGGCGGCATCATGCTCCCCAATCATGCACCCTACGTCATCGCCGAGCAATTCGGGACGCTGGCCCGACTGTTTCCAGGCCGCATTGACCTTGGGCTGGGCCGCGCACCCGGGACTGACCAACTCACACTGCGCGCTTTGCGCCGCACGCCTGAGGCCGCCGAAAACTTCCCGCAAGACGTTCTTGAGGTGCAGGCCTTCCTGGCTCCAGCCGGTCCAAATCAGCGCATCCGGGCCGTGCCGGCGGCAGGAACGGAAGTGCCGTTGTGGATTCTGGGATCGAGCAATTTTGGCGCGATGCTGGCGGCTGAACTCGGGCTTCCCTATGCCTTCGCCTCGCATTTCGCGCCCGAACTGCTCGTCCCTGCGCTGCAGATCTACCGCAGCCGCTTCAAGCCGTCCGAGCAGCTTGACCATCCCTACGCGATGGTAGGCGTCAACATCATCGCCGCCGGCAGCGATGACGAAGCGCGCAGGCTGGCGACGACGCAGCAGATGTCCTTTGCGAACATCTTCCGCGGCGCGCGCGGCCTTAGCCAGCCGCCGATCGACGACATTGAAAGCTACTGGTCGCCTGCGGAAAAAGCGCAGGCGATGGGCATGCTCGCTCGCTCTATCGTTGGCTCGCCCGATACGGTTCGTTCGGGCATCGATGCGCTCATTACGGAAACAGGCGCCGACGAACTCATGGTCGTCTCCGATGTCTACGATCACGCAACTCGGCTGCGCTCCTTCGAACTCATCGCCAGCGCCGCAAGGATTGCCTAG
- a CDS encoding S8 family serine peptidase: MLSEIEATQAQTLRDRGFRVIAERSLSGGRGLLLRVAAPGRISKQRALASLREIAPGRPVDENTLYRQRFWMQGGRSTLRNAFLNPLETVGWRSLENCGDLGAIGLVDTGIDADHTGLASKRLEVITQRSPDRQASSKRHGTAIATLLLGDGVFSGLTPKARIVAVDAFHSQNGTDQIDTFDLVSAMDALVERGVAVINLSLAGSSNEVLDAEGKRAQARGVIVVAASGNDGAAVKPRYPAAYPWAIAATAVDRNLVVYKRAVRGPHIRLAAPGVDLALRDGDGKLRQHTGTSFAAPFVAARLALAHVGKQARRADAAGPPADDLDSAPAAEARVAALSSQAIDLGEPGKDSVYGDGLVQFGSACRSATSATR, from the coding sequence GTGCTGTCCGAAATCGAGGCTACTCAAGCCCAGACACTGCGCGACCGCGGGTTTCGCGTCATCGCCGAACGCTCGCTGAGCGGCGGCCGGGGTTTGTTGCTGCGGGTCGCAGCGCCGGGCCGGATTTCCAAACAACGCGCGCTCGCATCATTGCGTGAGATCGCACCGGGACGGCCTGTCGATGAGAACACCTTATATCGCCAGCGATTTTGGATGCAGGGCGGCCGGTCAACGCTGCGCAACGCGTTCCTCAATCCATTGGAGACCGTAGGCTGGCGTTCGCTGGAAAACTGCGGTGACCTGGGTGCCATCGGGCTGGTGGATACGGGTATCGATGCGGACCACACAGGGCTGGCGAGCAAGCGACTAGAGGTGATTACGCAGCGCTCGCCCGACCGACAGGCGTCGAGCAAACGCCACGGAACGGCGATCGCGACGCTCTTGCTTGGCGACGGCGTCTTCTCGGGATTAACGCCGAAGGCCCGGATTGTAGCGGTCGACGCGTTCCATTCGCAAAACGGCACAGACCAGATCGACACGTTCGATCTGGTCTCCGCGATGGACGCTTTGGTGGAGCGCGGCGTCGCGGTCATCAATCTGAGCCTGGCGGGATCGTCAAACGAGGTTTTGGACGCGGAGGGAAAGCGTGCGCAGGCGCGAGGCGTCATCGTGGTCGCCGCGAGCGGCAATGACGGCGCCGCCGTCAAACCGCGTTATCCTGCAGCTTATCCATGGGCGATCGCGGCAACCGCGGTTGACAGGAATCTCGTCGTCTACAAGCGAGCGGTTCGTGGACCGCATATCCGACTTGCCGCTCCCGGCGTCGATCTGGCTCTTCGCGATGGCGACGGGAAGCTGCGACAGCACACCGGCACCTCCTTCGCCGCACCGTTCGTCGCCGCGCGGCTGGCGCTGGCTCACGTGGGAAAACAGGCCCGGCGCGCCGACGCTGCAGGCCCACCCGCCGACGATCTCGATTCCGCGCCCGCCGCGGAAGCCCGGGTCGCGGCACTCAGCAGCCAGGCGATCGATCTCGGCGAACCCGGAAAGGACAGCGTCTACGGAGACGGCCTCGTGCAGTTTGGCTCCGCATGCCGCTCCGCAACGAGTGCGACACGATGA
- a CDS encoding RNA polymerase sigma factor gives MSGFGDELVGLLPRLRRFARSLTGRADEADDLVQATLERALRAQALWEPGTRLDAWLFRIMKNLWIDQIRRRKIEGAQTALEDAEHLSGSDGRAVAESRIVLADVKAFLASLPSDQQAVVQSVCVEELSYRETAQRLKTPIGTVMSRLARARLALSAGLDFDQFIEARHNANKS, from the coding sequence ATGAGCGGCTTCGGTGACGAACTTGTGGGCTTGCTACCTCGTCTGCGTCGATTCGCGCGCTCGCTGACCGGGCGAGCCGATGAGGCAGACGATCTTGTACAAGCTACGCTTGAGCGCGCGCTGCGCGCCCAAGCGCTGTGGGAGCCGGGCACACGGCTGGACGCATGGCTGTTCAGAATCATGAAGAATCTCTGGATCGATCAGATCCGGCGCCGGAAAATCGAGGGTGCGCAGACGGCGCTTGAGGATGCGGAGCACCTTTCCGGTTCCGATGGCAGAGCCGTGGCTGAAAGCCGTATTGTGCTTGCGGACGTCAAGGCGTTTCTCGCGTCGCTGCCGAGTGATCAGCAGGCCGTTGTTCAGTCCGTTTGTGTTGAGGAGTTGAGTTATCGAGAGACTGCCCAACGCCTCAAAACTCCGATCGGGACAGTGATGAGCCGTCTGGCACGCGCCAGGCTTGCTCTGTCAGCCGGACTCGATTTCGATCAATTCATCGAAGCCCGTCACAACGCGAATAAGTCCTGA
- a CDS encoding SDR family NAD(P)-dependent oxidoreductase codes for MSTQQKVVIVTGASQGIGAELIKAFRDHNYRVIANSRSIKPSLDADVLNIAGDIADPATADRIVSEGLARFGRIDTLINNAGIFISKPFADYTEEDYTAIVAINLGGFFRLTKRVAAEMLKQGSGHIVQITTTLVDHPNSSVPAGLAAMTKGGLNAATRSLAIEYASRKIRVNAVSPGIIKTPMHAAETHEFLSKLHPVGRMGEPRDIVDAVLYLENAPFVTGEILHVDGGQSAGH; via the coding sequence ATGAGTACTCAACAGAAGGTCGTCATCGTCACGGGCGCGAGCCAAGGCATCGGTGCGGAACTCATCAAGGCATTTCGCGATCACAATTACCGCGTGATCGCGAACTCGCGCTCGATCAAGCCGTCATTGGACGCGGACGTGCTGAACATCGCCGGTGACATTGCCGATCCAGCGACGGCGGATCGCATCGTTTCGGAAGGGCTCGCTCGCTTTGGGCGCATTGACACCCTCATCAACAATGCGGGTATCTTCATCTCTAAGCCCTTCGCCGATTACACGGAGGAGGATTATACGGCCATCGTTGCAATCAATCTTGGTGGTTTTTTCCGTCTCACGAAGCGCGTGGCCGCCGAAATGTTGAAGCAAGGTTCAGGGCACATTGTGCAGATCACGACCACCCTGGTTGATCATCCCAACAGCAGCGTGCCTGCAGGCCTTGCCGCAATGACCAAGGGTGGCCTCAATGCCGCAACACGGTCGCTCGCGATTGAGTACGCTTCGCGCAAGATCAGGGTCAACGCTGTCTCGCCGGGTATCATCAAGACGCCGATGCATGCGGCGGAAACGCACGAGTTCCTGTCGAAGCTGCATCCGGTCGGCAGGATGGGAGAGCCGCGGGACATCGTCGACGCCGTACTGTACCTGGAGAACGCGCCTTTCGTCACCGGCGAGATTCTGCACGTCGACGGCGGTCAGAGCGCCGGTCATTAG
- a CDS encoding tautomerase family protein: MPIVTIQVTREGTLSGFESLTATEKAALIKGASQLLLDVLNKPLEATFVVIDEIDPGNWGWGGLPVLEYRRKLAIEHRQPHEEPER; this comes from the coding sequence ATGCCTATCGTGACTATACAGGTTACACGTGAGGGCACGCTCAGCGGATTCGAATCGCTTACTGCGACTGAAAAAGCCGCTCTGATCAAGGGCGCAAGTCAGCTGCTGCTCGATGTGCTCAACAAGCCTCTGGAAGCGACATTCGTGGTCATCGACGAAATCGATCCAGGCAATTGGGGCTGGGGAGGGCTTCCTGTCCTGGAGTATCGCAGAAAGCTCGCAATTGAGCATCGGCAGCCACACGAAGAGCCCGAACGGTAA
- a CDS encoding SLC13 family permease, whose amino-acid sequence MAAFAAVAVIAVELTYPAEARFVLVVFALAIVGWTLLKIDDTVVALAAVAALLLGGAVPLATIPVTLTNPLIGLLVGAFVIATALTRSGLAERAVIATIGNVRSVTRLFHRLALLIVATAFVVPSTTGRAVLFLPVFLTLAASIRDVQIVRALALLIPSVVLLSACASLTGAGAHLVAAEFITRSGGAPIDYARWTVLGLPFAVASSFVATSVILGLFLDRETRMTAPKLPSISRDPLRSRQRAVATIVAVMLVALLGATAVGIEPALVALMAATLLVIGPSRALTPVTALKAIEWKLLVFLIATMLMGDALIASDAARLVAADLVTSVDRQAFGNPLAVATFVSAIALCAHLVVTSRTARAVVLIPMLALPLAGFGYDPAALILLVAVGTGFCQTLPVSAKAVALYATLKQPTYAPKDLLLLSAVLLPIHLILLVAFALVVWPLLGISLQP is encoded by the coding sequence ATGGCCGCGTTCGCCGCGGTCGCGGTCATCGCGGTGGAGTTGACTTATCCGGCCGAGGCACGCTTCGTGCTGGTCGTGTTTGCGCTCGCGATCGTGGGATGGACTCTGCTCAAAATCGACGACACCGTAGTCGCGCTCGCAGCCGTGGCGGCGCTCCTTCTCGGCGGCGCCGTCCCCCTCGCCACCATCCCGGTGACGCTGACAAACCCGCTGATCGGACTCCTGGTCGGAGCCTTCGTGATCGCAACCGCACTTACGCGATCGGGACTCGCGGAACGCGCGGTGATCGCCACGATTGGCAATGTCCGATCGGTCACGCGCCTGTTCCATCGGCTCGCCCTCTTGATCGTGGCAACCGCTTTCGTCGTTCCCTCGACGACCGGTCGCGCTGTGTTGTTCCTGCCGGTGTTCCTGACGCTCGCCGCTTCGATCCGGGATGTACAGATCGTGCGTGCACTCGCGCTTCTTATCCCGAGTGTCGTTCTGCTCTCGGCATGCGCTTCGCTTACTGGCGCGGGCGCGCATCTGGTCGCCGCCGAGTTCATCACGCGGTCCGGCGGAGCGCCCATCGATTACGCACGCTGGACCGTGCTGGGCTTGCCGTTCGCGGTCGCGAGCAGCTTCGTGGCAACGAGTGTGATCCTTGGGCTCTTCCTCGACCGCGAGACGCGCATGACAGCGCCCAAGCTGCCAAGCATTTCGCGAGATCCGCTCCGCTCGCGGCAGCGCGCGGTAGCAACGATCGTCGCCGTCATGCTGGTCGCGCTCCTCGGCGCGACGGCCGTCGGAATCGAGCCTGCTCTTGTCGCTTTGATGGCGGCCACACTGCTCGTGATCGGACCTTCCCGCGCGCTCACGCCCGTCACGGCCTTGAAAGCGATCGAATGGAAGCTGTTGGTGTTCCTGATTGCTACCATGCTGATGGGCGACGCGTTGATCGCCTCCGACGCCGCGCGCCTGGTTGCGGCGGATCTTGTAACGAGCGTCGACCGGCAGGCATTCGGCAACCCACTCGCGGTCGCCACATTTGTCTCCGCGATCGCACTTTGCGCACATCTGGTCGTGACGTCGCGGACAGCACGGGCGGTTGTTCTCATTCCGATGCTCGCGCTGCCGCTCGCCGGGTTCGGATACGATCCGGCCGCGCTCATTCTGCTCGTCGCAGTCGGAACCGGCTTCTGCCAGACGCTGCCAGTAAGCGCGAAAGCGGTCGCGCTCTACGCCACGCTGAAGCAGCCGACCTATGCGCCGAAGGATTTGTTGCTCCTCTCAGCTGTGCTCTTGCCGATTCACCTCATTCTGTTGGTGGCGTTCGCGCTTGTCGTCTGGCCGCTTCTCGGCATCTCGTTGCAACCATGA
- a CDS encoding alpha/beta fold hydrolase: MHKDANQTRREFIGAATAALATGIGLTGTAAAHLSLAGVTDATTRTLAISASPEHLKQINAGLLNVGYTESGPVSGPAVLLLHGWPYDIDSFAEVVPLLTAQGYRVIVPYLRGYGTTRFLSTETFRNGQQSALAVDIIALMDALKIEKAVVGGFDWGARTANIMAALWPQRVSAMVSVSGYLIGNQQAGKVPLPPKAELEWWYQYYFATERGRIGYEKHRREFAKLIWKLASPKWNFDDATFERSAQAFDNPDHVAIVIHNYRWRLGLADGEAAYDELEAQLAEAPTIGVPTITMESDANGAPHPNPVVYAKKFTGKYEHRHITGGIGHNLPQEAPSAFAQAILDVAAQV, from the coding sequence ATGCACAAGGACGCCAACCAGACTCGCCGCGAGTTCATCGGCGCAGCTACTGCTGCGCTCGCAACCGGCATTGGATTGACCGGCACCGCAGCCGCGCACCTGAGCCTGGCCGGGGTTACAGATGCGACGACACGGACGCTGGCGATCAGTGCGTCTCCTGAGCATCTGAAGCAGATCAATGCCGGCCTTCTGAACGTCGGATACACCGAAAGCGGACCCGTTAGCGGCCCAGCCGTCCTGCTGCTGCACGGCTGGCCCTACGATATCGACAGCTTTGCAGAAGTCGTGCCTCTCCTGACCGCCCAAGGTTATCGCGTCATCGTGCCCTATCTGCGCGGCTACGGCACGACCCGCTTTCTTTCAACCGAGACCTTTCGAAATGGTCAGCAATCGGCGCTTGCAGTCGACATCATCGCGCTGATGGACGCACTGAAGATCGAGAAGGCAGTCGTCGGAGGCTTCGACTGGGGCGCGCGCACCGCCAACATCATGGCTGCGCTCTGGCCGCAGCGTGTCAGCGCAATGGTCTCCGTCAGCGGCTACCTTATCGGCAACCAACAGGCCGGTAAGGTGCCGCTGCCGCCGAAGGCCGAGCTTGAGTGGTGGTATCAATATTATTTCGCCACCGAGCGCGGCCGCATCGGCTACGAAAAGCACCGCCGCGAGTTCGCGAAGCTGATCTGGAAGCTTGCATCGCCGAAGTGGAATTTCGACGATGCCACCTTCGAGCGCAGCGCGCAGGCCTTCGACAATCCCGATCACGTCGCGATCGTGATTCACAATTATCGCTGGCGGCTTGGATTGGCCGACGGCGAAGCGGCCTACGACGAACTCGAGGCGCAATTGGCCGAGGCACCGACGATCGGTGTGCCGACCATCACCATGGAAAGCGACGCCAACGGCGCGCCGCATCCAAATCCCGTCGTCTACGCGAAAAAATTCACTGGCAAGTACGAGCACCGGCACATCACCGGCGGCATCGGCCACAATCTCCCACAGGAGGCGCCGAGCGCGTTCGCACAGGCCATTCTCGACGTCGCCGCGCAGGTGTGA